Proteins from a single region of Rhodospirillaceae bacterium:
- a CDS encoding phosphoribosyltransferase, producing the protein KVLRRPLDIVLVRKIRAPFQPELALGAVVDGDRPEIVLNDFAKGLEPSEEAINAAAALELKEIERRRAIYLCGRHPEAAQGRTAILVDDGLATGATARAAIRALRRQHPKRLVLALPVAPTDSLAGDRA; encoded by the coding sequence GAAGGTCCTGCGCCGTCCGCTCGACATCGTCCTCGTGCGGAAGATTCGCGCGCCATTCCAGCCGGAACTGGCCCTGGGGGCTGTGGTCGACGGCGATCGCCCGGAGATTGTTCTCAACGACTTTGCCAAGGGCCTGGAGCCGAGCGAGGAGGCGATCAATGCCGCCGCCGCGCTGGAACTGAAGGAGATCGAACGACGCCGGGCGATCTATCTGTGTGGCCGGCATCCCGAAGCGGCCCAAGGTCGTACGGCGATTCTGGTTGATGATGGGTTGGCGACCGGCGCCACGGCCCGCGCCGCCATCCGTGCCTTGCGCCGTCAACATCCCAAAAGGCTGGTGCTGGCTCTGCCCGTGGCACCGACCGACAGCCTGGCCGGAGATCGCGCCTGA